The Zingiber officinale cultivar Zhangliang chromosome 10A, Zo_v1.1, whole genome shotgun sequence genome contains a region encoding:
- the LOC122028168 gene encoding uncharacterized protein LOC122028168, which produces MSVSISVMTFNLHEGDLPSDSPNSWEKRKDLCVSVITNYSPTILCTQQGLKWQLEYFQQCLPAYEQFGISRKGSQDTTDEYCTIFYDKEKVELLEGGTFWLSESPSVPGSISWGATVPSIATWATFQLKRVEPPGFSFQIVNTNLDEFSPRARRRSALLTWQHIASLPPNLPVIYCGGFNSQKESTTGRFLLGRSREHGVVGDMRDAWPNARARKNVSLIRTYHGFKGDKQGAVEFLKLIFRALCLCWDRQTQDLHVDWILFRGRSLVPATCEVVNNNIDGFYPSSHYPVYAEFMLPRNVRLVETS; this is translated from the exons ATGAGTGTGTCGATCTCGGTTATGACCTTTAATCTCCACGAAGGGGATCTTCCGAGCGATAGCCCTAATTCGTGGGAGAAGCGGAAGGATCTTTGCGTTAGTGTGATCACTAACTACTCCCCGACCATTCTTTGCACTCAGCAAG GCTTAAAGTGGCAGCTGGAATATTTTCAGCAGTGTTTACCTG CATACGAACAATTTGGTATTTCAAGGAAAGGATCTCAAGATACCACAGATGAGTATTGCACAATCTTCTATGACAAGGAGAAG GTTGAGCTTCTTGAAGGCGGTACATTCTGGTTGTCGGAATCACCTTCTGTTCCAGGAAGCATATCGTGGGGAGCTACAGTGCCATCCATTGCTACATGGGCT ACATTTCAACTTAAGAGAGTAGAACCACCAGGATTCAGTTTCCAGATTGTTAATACCAACCTCGACGAATTCAGTCCACGTGCACGTAGAAGAAGTGCTTTACTCACATGGCAGCACATAGCCTCTTTGCCGCCAAACTTGCCTGTCATTTATTGTGGAGGATTTAACAGTCAAAAGGAATCAACTACGGGGCGTTTTTTGCTAGGAAGATCCAG AGAGCATGGAGTTGTCGGCGATATGAGAGATGCTTGGCCAAATGCTAGGGCTCGGAAAAATGTGTCCCTAATACGCACATATCACGGGTTCAAAG GCGACAAGCAAGGTGCAGTAGAATTCCTAAAGCTGATATTCAGAGCTCTATGTTTATGTTGGGATCGCCAGACTCAAGATTTGCACGTCGACTGGATTCTGTTTCGAGGACGTTCGTTGGTGCCAGCAACTTGTGAGGTTGTCAACAACAACATCGATGGCTTCTACCCGTCGTCTCATTATCCTGTCTATGCTGAATTTATGCTTCCACGCAATGTCAGATTGGTCGAAACATCTTGA
- the LOC122028251 gene encoding nuclear nucleic acid-binding protein C1D-like, with amino-acid sequence MGGGGGGESTESAVVPRASLDAVGDTLAAVDELQSHLRQALALADPDVLAELPPLHRARAFLVLARAASTLVQVRLRCDGIRSDQHPIEKELDRLTLYQEKLGRYDDWSNAPLRPSARLNSQAATRFIGHSLPDLTPEQRKNLQDLSRGNFVRRPPYHNRAKKKHKPNKQSARAAAQEFLEKAARELLFACEPGVKGPLQVTADQDDD; translated from the exons ATGGGCGGCGGCGGTGGCGGAGAATCGACGGAGAGCGCCGTCGTTCCAAGGGCGTCCCTGGACGCCGTCGGAGATACCTTAGCGGCCGTCGACGAGCTTCAGTCTCATCTCCGCCAGGCTCTCGCTCTTGCCGACCCCGACGTCCTCGCAGAGCTCCCCCCTCTCCACCGCGCCCGCGCCTTTCTCGTCCTCGCGCGGGCTGCCTCCACTCTCGTCCAAG TGAGATTGAGGTGCGACGGAATTCGATCAGACCAACATCCCATTGAGAAAGAGCTG GATAGGTTAACCTTGTATCAAGAGAAACTAGGACGTTATGACGACTGGAGTAATG CACCTTTGCGGCCTTCAGCTCGGTTGAATTCCCAAGCGGCCACGCGTTTTATAGGTCATTCACTACCTGACCTGACTCCCG AACAGAGGAAAAATCTGCAAGATCTCAGTCGAGGGAATTTTGTCAGGAGGCCACCTTACCACAATAGGGCAAAAAAGAAGCATAAACCGAATAAACAATCTGCCCGTGCTGCTGCGCAGGAGTTTCTAGAGAAAGCAGCACGAGAGCTGCTTTTTGCTTGTGAGCCTGGTGTGAAGGGGCCCTTGCAAGTTACAGCTGACCAGGATGATGATTAG
- the LOC122028166 gene encoding formin-like protein 6, producing the protein MALFRKLFHRKPPDGLLEISERVYVFNCCFATDVSKEDEYRFYIGSIVAQLQEQFLDTSFMVFNFREGDSQSQISSILSEYEMTVMDYPRQYEGCPLLSMEMIHHFLRSSESWLSLSRQNVLLMHCELGGWPVLAFMLAALLVYHKRYAGEWRTLDMIYKKAPHELMHLLLPLNPLPSQLRYLHYISRRNTDSEWPPLDRGLTLDCVILRFIPDFYGTGGYRPLFQIYGQDPFLAADRAPKVLFSTPKKSKLVRFYKQEDCELVKIDIHCHIQGDVVIECIGLEDDLEHEEMMFRVMFNTAFIRSNILMLDRDAVDILWDVKDRFPKNFRVEVLLSEMDTSNSPPSLESMNVQKKGEFPIETFSEVKETFNNMNWLETKPDTASEVLQQIGSSKALQDKLDAVSPPKSGNDVILTELGPDVLCEDALSSETTSARLLSSFPKRYSVPLHKISDSNAKNNVEMHGLQIPKKLPSQIKIISQRIPVSRSTPAFSSNSIPGFHPTVSRYHSASSDLGIMALLNDHTSDSSEVAHTTKFASALASISASGSTISSDSRQLRSSSLLTTSASCAKEGSLSPQRLSSAPQSTISASCSTKASLAPTHCPPPQPLRVTSSESCPVPPPPPPKMTSLACLPIPSSPPRPPLLTKVTSLVHTPVPSPPPPPLNRVHARKTEACVGHKPPFKSSSLEVPPSPAWKISESHASVLTIPSHHRHSVQSLTSIPSPPPPPLKGTSSYPSFSTLKKTAASSVAHQVASAIIASKTPPNPSPPPLITLLSPNTDILPLRKGNDTSSVPSPPPPPCPISAIAMSALPQPPHILSNNSGGFATKISAPSVPLPPAPPNSLQSLTIPNSSAANGINFDAIPPPPPSGISAPSLEGKGRLPARTPNFRNLQPSQSSSKKCNLKPLHWIKVARAAQGSLWAESLNTDEFSKSPEFDMSELESLFSAALPTPDARGASSRGGRSTGPKSDKVHLIDLRRANNCEIMLTKVKMPLNDLMSSVLALDDSVLDADQLDNLIKFCPTKEEMELLKGYGGDRENLGKCEQYFLELMKVPRVESKLRVFSFKIQFRSLIADLKGNLNIVNSASQEIRSSVKLKRIMQTILCLGNALNQGTARGSAVGFRLDSLLKLTDTRARNNKMTLMHYLCKVLAEKLPELLDFPKNLVSLEAAAKMQLKILAEEMQAINKGLEKVEQELTASEHDGHVSQGFREMLKEFLICAEAEVRALISLYSNVGRNADALALYFGEDPARCPFEQVVSTLLNFVKMFMRAHEENCKRLELEKKKAQKEEVEKPKMSNSKKEQIRNSWCFHH; encoded by the exons ATGGCGCTGTTTAGGAAGCTCTTTCACCGAAAGCCACCGGATGGGCTGCTGGAGATTTCCGAGAGGGTTTACG TGTTCAATTGTTGCTTCGCAACTGATGTCTCCAAGGAAGATGAGTATAGGTTCTACATTGGAAGCATTGTGGCGCAACTTCAGGAACAATTCCTAGACACCTCTTTTATGGTGTTTAACTTCCGGGAGGGAGATAGCCAAAGTCAGATTTCCAGTATATTATCAGAGTATGAAATGACTGTGATGGACTATCCACGGCAATACGAAGGATGCCCATTGCTCTCCATGGAAATGATTCACCATTTCTTGAGGTCAAGTGAAAGTTGGCTCTCATTGTCTCGACAGAATGTCTTGTTGATGCATTGTGAGCTAGGTGGTTGGCCAGTTCTAGCATTTATGTTGGCTGCACTTCTAGTTTATCACAAACGGTATGCAGGAGAATGGAGGACGTTAGACATGATTTACAAGAAAGCCCCTCATGAGCTGATGCACTTGCTATTACCTTTAAATCCACTGCCCTCCCAACTGAGATACTTGCACTATATCTCGAGAAGAAATACTGACTCAGAATGGCCTCCTCTTGATCGGGGTCTTACTTTGGACTGTGTTATTCTTAGGTTTATTCCAGATTTTTATGGAACAGGTGGATACAGGCCATTATTCCAAATATATGGGCAGGATCCCTTTCTTGCTGCCGATCGGGCTCCAAAAGTGCTATTCTCAACACCCAAAAAGAGCAAGTTAGTCCGCTTCTACAAACAG GAAGATTGTGAACTTGTTAAAATTGATATACATTGTCATATTCAAGGAGATGTGGTGATAGAGTGCATCGGTTTGGAGGACGATCTAGAACACGAGGAGATGATGTTTAGAGTGATGTTCAATACTGCCTTTATTAGGTCTAACATTTTGATGCTAGATCGTGATGCGGTAGATATCTTGTGGGATGTCAAAGATCGGTTTCCAAAGAATTTCAGAGTTGAG GTTCTCCTTTCAGAGATGGATACATCTAATTCACCTCCATCTTTGGAGTCAATGAATGTCCAGAAAAAGGGGGAGTTTCCGATTGAAACATTTTCTGAAGTGAAGGAAACATTTAACAATATGAATTGGCTGGAAACAAAACCAGATACTGCGTCAGAAGTTCTTCAGCAGATTGGTTCTTCAAAGGCTCTTCAAGATAAGTTGGATGCAGTTTCTCCACCGAAATCTGGGAATGATGTTATTCTAACAGAATTAGGTCCAGATGTGCTGTGTGAGGATGCCCTTTCTAGTGAAACCACAAGTGCAAGGTTATTATCCTCTTTCCCTAAGAGGTATTCTGTTCCACTCCACAAAATTTCTGATTCAAATGCAAAGAACAATGTTGAAATGCATGGCCTCCAGATTCCAAAGAAACTTCCTTCTCAGATTAAAATAATATCCCAAAGAATTCCGGTATCTCGGTCAACTCCTGCCTTTTCTTCTAATTCTATTCCAGGCTTTCATCCAACTGTTTCAAGGTATCATAGTGCATCATCAGATCTTGGAATTATGGCTCTGCTCAATGACCATACTTCTGATAGCTCTGAAGTTGCTCACACAACAAAGTTTGCTTCAGCACTTGCAAGCATTTCAGCTTCTGGATCTACCATTTCCTCTGATTCACGACAACTCCGATCATCATCATTATTAACGACTTCAGCAAGCTGTGCAAAAGAAGGTTCACTGTCACCACAACGACTGTCATCAGCACCACAATCAACAATTTCAGCTAGCTGTTCAACAAAAGCCTCACTAGCACCTACCCATTGCCCTCCACCTCAACCACTTAGAGTAACTTCATCGGAATCTTGTCCTGTTCCTCCTCCACCCCCACCAAAAATGACTTCACTTGCTTGTCTACCtatcccttcttctcctccacgTCCACCACTGCTAACAAAAGTGACCTCACTTGTTCACACACCTGTCCCttctccaccaccaccacctcttAATCGTGTGCATGCTAGAAAAACTGAAGCTTGTGTCGGTCACAAACCACCATTTAAAAGCTCTAGCTTAGAAGTGCCACCATCACCTGCTTGGAAGATATCAGAGTCACATGCTTCTGTTCTTACTATTCCTTCTCACCATAGACATTCTGTTCAATCACTAACATCAATTCCttctccacctcctcctcctttgAAAGGCACATCATCGTACCCTTCCTTTTCAACCTTGAAAAAAACTGCTGCTTCATCAGTTGCACATCAGGTAGCCTCAGCGATCATAGCAAGTAAGACACCACCCAACCCCTCTCCACCACCTTTGATTACCTTGCTGAGTCCTAATACCGACATTTTGCCACTGAGAAAAGGAAATGATACTTCTTCTGTTCCTTCTCCACCACCTCCTCCATGCCCTATCTCAGCAATTGCAATGTCAGCACTACCTCAACCACCTCACATATTATCAAACAATTCTGGTGGTTTTGCTACCAAAATATCAGCTCCATCTGTACCACTTCCTCCTGCACCTCCAAATTCCTTGCAGAGCCTTACTATTCCTAACTCTTCTGCAGCTAATGGAATTAACTTTGACGCAATACCTCCCCCTCCCCCTAGTGGCATCAGTGCTCCTTCATTAGAGGGGAAGGGACGGCTCCCTGCTAGAACTCCTAATTTCAGAAATTTGCAGCCTAGCCAGTCTTCATCAAAAAAGTGTAACTTGAAGCCATTGCATTGGATTAAAGTAGCACGAGCAGCACAAGGAAGCCTTTGGGCTGAGTCACTAAACACAGATGAATTTTCTAA GTCACCAGAGTTTGATATGTCTGAATTGGAGAGTCTTTTTTCAGCAGCACTGCCAACACCTGATGCTCGAGGTGCAAGTTCCAGGGGTGGGCGTTCCACTGGCCCAAAATCTGACAAAGTTCATCTG ATTGATCTCAGACGGGCTAATAATTGTGAAATCATGCTTACCAAGGTTAAGATGCCATTAAATGATTTAATG AGTTCGGTTCTCGCCCTTGATGATTCTGTTTTAGATGCTGACCAGCTGGATAACCTCATAAAGTTTTGCCCTACAAAGGAGGAAATGGAACTACTCAAG GGTTACGGTGGAGACAGAGAAAATTTAGGGAAATGTGAGCAG tatttcttGGAGCTGATGAAAGTCCCTCGAGTGGAATCTAAGTTAAGAGTCTTCTCGTTTAAAATCCAGTTTCGCTCCCTG ATTGCTGATCTTAAAGGCAACCTGAACATCGTCAATTCTGCTTCACAAGAG ATCAGAAGTTCTGTTAAGTTGAAAAGAATCATGCAGACAATTCTGTGTTTGGGAAATGCATTAAACCAAGGAACCGCCAGGG GTTCTGCAGTTGGATTCAGATTGGATAGCCTTCTCAAACTGACAGATACACGAGCACGTAACAACAAGATGACGCTTATGCATTATCTGTGCAAG GTTCTTGCAGAGAAGCTACCTGAACTTCTTGACTTTCCAAAAAATCTTGTTAGCTTGGAAGCTGCAGCAAAG ATGCAGTTGAAGATTTTGGCCGAAGAAATGCAAGCGATAAACAAAGGCCTTGAGAAGGTCGAACAGGAACTAACAGCATCCGAACACGATGGTCATGTTTCGCAAGGTTTCCGTGAG ATGCTGAAGGAGTTTTTGATTTGTGCCGAAGCAGAAGTTAGAGCCTTAATTTCTCTTTATTCGAATGTG GGTAGGAATGCTGATGCATTAGCTCTTTACTTCGGAGAAGATCCTGCACGGTGTCCATTCGAGCAAG TTGTCTCGACGCTTCTCAACTTTGTTAAAATGTTCATGCGTGCCCACGAAGAGAACTGCAAACGACTAGAGTTGGAGAAGAAAAAGGCACAGAAAGAAGAAGTCGAGAAGCCAAAGATGTCCAATTCGAAGAAAGAGCAGATACGAAACAGTTGGTGCTTTCACCATTAG